Proteins from a genomic interval of Trichoderma breve strain T069 chromosome 2, whole genome shotgun sequence:
- a CDS encoding dnaJ domain-containing protein: MSDHEDVVDGEPPAIDPYEVLGLERTATADQVKSAYRKAALKNHPDKVSESEKEKAHETFQSIAFAYAVLSDPARRKRYDTTGSTSESIVDSEGFDWSEYYREQYKDAISEDAIKKFAAKYKRSDEEKDDLLIAYEECEGDMDQVYERVMLSDVVEDDERFRKIIDEAIETGDVPSFPAYKKENKRKRAARAKAAKAEEAEAEELAKELGVHDKIFGGKTKGKKGKGSSEDDLAALIQKRQQDRAGDFFSHLEEKYGAKSAAGKKGKGKKRAVDEDEEEPSEEAFQAAAARLKKAKASTKDEKPASSTGRRSTRSRR; encoded by the exons ATGTCGGACCACGAAGAtgtcgtcgacggcgagCCGCCCGCAATCGACCCGTATGAGGTCCTGGGGCTCGAGCGCACCGCAACTGCTGACCAGGTCAAGAGCGCATACCGCAAGGCAGCGCTCAAGAATCATCCAG ACAAGGTTTCCGAGtctgaaaaagaaaaagctcaTGAGACCTTCCAGAGCATCGCATTCGCCTACGCCGTCCTGTCAGACCCCGCGCGACGAAAGCGATACGACACCACTGGATCAACATCCGAGTCCATTGTCGACTCGGAGGGCTTCGACTGGAGCGAATACTACCGGGAGCAATACAAGGATGCCATCTCCgaagatgccatcaagaagttTGCCGCGAAGTACAAGCGCTCCGACGAAGAGAAGGATGACCTCCTCATTGCCTACGAAGAGTGCGAAGGCGACATGGACCAGGTGTACGAACGAGTAATGCTTAGCGACGTTGTTGAGGACGACGAGCGGTTTCGCAAGATCATCGACGAAGCAATTGAGACGGGTGATGTCCCCAGCTTCCCAGCCTacaagaaggaaaacaagcGAAAGCGCGCCGCTCGTGCCAAGGCGGCAAAGGCcgaggaagcagaagcagaggagctggccaaggagcttgGTGTTCACGACAAAATCTTTGGCGGCAAGACAAAGGGCAAGAAAGGCAAGGGGAGCTCAGAAGACGACTTAGCAGCTCTGATTCagaagcggcagcaagacCGCGCAGGGGACTTCTTCAGCCACCTGGAGGAAAAGTACGGCGCAAAGAGCGCTGCggggaagaagggcaagggaaagaagcgCGCtgtggatgaagatgaagaggaaccTTCAGAGGAGGCGTtccaagcagctgcagcaaggcttaagaaggccaaggcttCTACAAAGGACGAGAAACCTGCTTCAAGCACGGGTCGCCGATCGACGAGGTCTCGCCGGTAG
- a CDS encoding cytidine and deoxycytidylate deaminase zinc-binding region domain-containing protein, whose translation MDSSAGQDHKTSMQHALELAKKSPPKPTNFRVGAILKRLEDGHISAEGYTLELEGNTHAEECCLLKLAEEHSTTEEGLEAVMKSPHVLYTTVEPCFKRLSGKLPCVERILRQKSWIKKVYVGVLEPETFVGKNPGRQLLEEGGVEVHYIPGFEEEILAVAAAGHTAS comes from the coding sequence ATGGATTCCTCAGCGGGCCAAGATCACAAGACGTCAATGCAACATGCATTGGAGCTGGCAAAGAAATCTCCGCCAAAGCCGACAAACTTCCGTGTCGGCGCCATCTTGAAGAGGCTGGAAGACGGCCACATCTCTGCTGAAGGCTATACCTTGGAGCTTGAGGGAAACACACATGCCGAGGAGTGCTGTCTTTTGAAGCTGGCAGAAGAACATTCCACCACCGAGGAGGGACTAGAAGCTGTTATGAAGAGCCCGCATGTCCTTTACACCACCGTCGAACCCTGCTTCAAGCGGCTCAGCGGCAAGCTGCCGTGCGTTGAACGCATCCTTCGCCAGAAGTCGTGGATCAAGAAGGTCTATGTCGGAGTTCTAGAGCCCGAGACTTTTGTCGGAAAGAATCCCGGCCGCCAGCTACTCGAGGAGGGCGGTGTTGAAGTTCACTATATCCCTGGGTTTGAGGAAGAAATCCTTGCGGTGGCAGCGGCTGGTCACACAGCATCATGA